In Georgenia soli, a genomic segment contains:
- a CDS encoding CDP-alcohol phosphatidyltransferase family protein, producing the protein MAQRTSTTFTESVRSLRAAQKSNRGAPLYSRLVNRPLGRIFAAAAHRLGMTPNQVTGVSALLTFTGIALVVLVRPTPATSVTVAVLLVLGYALDSADGQLARLLGGGTPAGEWLDHVVDCAKTATIHLSVLVSLYRFAELPTDLLLLVPLSFSAFDAVWFFGFILTDRLRRPGGPALASSERSRPSVVRSLLALPTDYGVLCLVFLTLAWPEVFLVAYGVLMLGTAGYLVLALPKWYRDVAGLSS; encoded by the coding sequence ATGGCCCAGAGGACCTCCACGACGTTCACCGAGTCCGTCCGCTCGCTGCGGGCGGCGCAGAAGTCCAACCGCGGCGCCCCGCTCTACTCACGTCTGGTCAACAGGCCGCTGGGGCGGATCTTCGCCGCGGCGGCGCACCGGCTGGGGATGACCCCCAACCAGGTGACCGGCGTCAGCGCGCTGCTCACCTTCACCGGCATCGCCCTCGTGGTGCTGGTGCGGCCCACGCCCGCGACGTCGGTGACGGTCGCCGTCCTGCTGGTCCTCGGCTACGCCCTGGACTCTGCGGACGGTCAGCTGGCCCGGCTGCTCGGCGGCGGGACGCCGGCGGGGGAGTGGCTCGACCATGTGGTCGACTGCGCCAAGACGGCGACGATCCACCTGTCGGTGCTGGTCTCCCTGTACCGCTTCGCCGAGCTGCCGACGGATCTGCTCCTGCTCGTCCCTCTGAGCTTCAGCGCGTTCGACGCGGTGTGGTTCTTCGGGTTCATCCTCACCGACCGCCTGCGGCGCCCGGGCGGACCGGCGCTGGCGTCGTCGGAGCGCTCCCGTCCCTCGGTCGTCCGGTCCCTGCTGGCCCTGCCGACGGACTACGGCGTCCTCTGCCTCGTCTTCCTCACGCTCGCCTGGCCGGAGGTCTTCCTCGTCGCCTACGGCGTCCTCATGCTCGGGACGGCCGGCTACCTCGTCCTGGCGCTGCCGAAGTGGTATCGCGACGTGGCAGGCCTGAGCTCGTGA
- a CDS encoding DUF1972 domain-containing protein has translation MTKQSAALHVALVGTRGVPARYGGFETCVEEVGSRLASRGHRVVVYCRSTGDETVRERHDGMELVHLPALHRRSLETVSHTGLSVAHLARHRTDVAVVFNAANAPWLPAIRASNIPVATHVDGLEWLRSKWGPSGRRYYRAAEALAVRWSDAVIADAPGIADYYLAEFGARTELISYGAPIIRPGHDRLEELGLTLRGYHLVVARFEPENHVHTILEGYRRRAARLPLVVVGSAPYADRYTAHLHRLGDDRVRFLGGVWDHDLLDQLYAGCYSYAHGHSVGGTNPSLLRAIGAGAPCLAFDVSFNRDVLGDTGSYFRSGADVREALERAEQDPAGQRARGEATRERARTYSWDDVADSYEELCRRLVAGPLSPRPSGRRRPGLGRPAVTSSGLPRRDTTSAAPGRGSRPSRA, from the coding sequence ATGACGAAGCAGTCTGCTGCGCTCCACGTCGCCCTCGTCGGAACCCGCGGGGTGCCCGCACGGTACGGCGGGTTCGAGACCTGCGTGGAGGAGGTCGGCTCACGCCTCGCCTCCCGTGGCCACCGGGTCGTCGTCTACTGCCGGAGCACCGGCGACGAGACGGTCCGCGAGCGCCACGACGGGATGGAGCTCGTCCACCTGCCGGCCCTGCACCGGCGCTCGCTGGAGACCGTCAGCCACACCGGCCTCTCCGTCGCGCACCTGGCACGCCATCGCACCGACGTGGCCGTCGTCTTCAACGCCGCCAACGCGCCGTGGCTGCCCGCGATCAGAGCGAGCAACATCCCGGTGGCCACCCACGTCGACGGCCTCGAGTGGCTGCGGAGCAAGTGGGGGCCCTCCGGACGGCGCTACTACCGGGCGGCCGAGGCCCTCGCGGTCCGCTGGTCCGACGCGGTCATCGCCGACGCGCCCGGCATCGCCGACTACTACCTCGCGGAGTTCGGCGCCCGGACCGAGCTGATCTCCTACGGGGCACCGATCATCCGACCGGGTCACGACCGGCTGGAGGAGCTGGGACTCACGCTGCGCGGCTACCACCTCGTCGTCGCGCGGTTCGAGCCGGAGAACCACGTCCACACGATCCTGGAGGGCTACCGCCGCAGAGCCGCCCGGCTTCCCCTCGTCGTCGTCGGCTCCGCCCCGTACGCCGACCGGTACACGGCGCACCTGCACCGGCTCGGCGACGACCGCGTCAGGTTCCTCGGCGGGGTGTGGGACCACGACCTCCTCGACCAGCTGTACGCGGGCTGCTACTCCTACGCCCACGGCCACTCGGTCGGCGGCACGAACCCGTCCCTGCTGCGGGCGATCGGCGCCGGGGCACCGTGCCTGGCGTTCGACGTCTCCTTCAACCGGGACGTCCTCGGTGACACCGGCAGCTACTTCCGCAGCGGCGCCGACGTCCGGGAGGCGCTCGAACGGGCGGAGCAGGACCCGGCCGGGCAGCGGGCCCGCGGGGAGGCCACCCGCGAGCGAGCGCGGACGTACAGCTGGGACGACGTCGCCGACAGCTACGAGGAGCTGTGCCGGCGCCTCGTCGCCGGCCCGCTCTCCCCGCGGCCCTCCGGGCGTCGGCGGCCCGGGCTCGGGCGGCCCGCCGTCACGAGCTCAGGCCTGCCACGTCGCGATACCACTTCGGCAGCGCCAGGACGAGGTAGCCGGCCGTCCCGAGCATGA